AGATCGGTCTGACGGTCGTGGACGTGACGGCACGGCGCCGAGCCTCCCGCCACCGTGTCCTGGTACGCCCCGCGCGGTCGGCGGTGAGCGACTTCTGCACCGAACTGACCGGACTGACACAGGCGGAGGTGGAGCGGGGCGTCACGTTCGCGGAGGCGTGCCGGATCCTGGTCGAGGAGTACGGGGCGGGCGAGCGCCCCTGGGCGAGCTGGGGCGAGTACGACCGCCGGCAGTTCGCCCGGCAGAGCCAGGCCGACGGAGTGGCCTACCCCTTCGGCTATCCGACGGAGCGCACCCACACCAACGCCAAGGGTGTGTTCGCCGAGTCCTACGGGCTGCGCAGGAAACCCGGCATGGACCACGCCTTGCAGATCGCCGGACTGCCGCTCGAAGGACGCCATCACCGAGGCGAGGACGACGCGTGGAACATCGCCGCCCTCGTCCTGGACCTGGTGGACCGCGGGGACTGGCCCGCCACGCCCGCGACCGCCTAGAGGTTGTGGCGCGCCCGAGGAGTCGGCGACCATGGAACAGGTCGGCCTGACACGGCCGTCGGCATCCGGCCGGAGGAGATCATGATGCGCGCTGTTGCTCGGCTGTCCGCCGGTCTGCTGGCCGCCGTCGCACTCACCCTGGGTTTCGCGCCCGCCGCCTCCGCGGCCGGGCCCGGCCGCACCGCCCCCACCGAGCCGCAGCCATGGGAGGCATCCCGTCTCCCGGCCGGTGCGGGGGAGTTCACCGCCCAGTGCGCCGGCGGCTGCCCCCAATAGCGCCGCCCCAAGCTGCTGCACGGCTCCATGAGTGCAGGTCGGCACGTGGGCCGGGGCGCCTGTGGCATCCCGGCCCACTGGGGACTACGGCTCCGACCGCCCCCGGGTCAGGTGGCCGGCAGTTCGTCCCGGAGCGTGCGCGCGGCGGTGACCAGGTTCTCCAGGGAGGCGCGGGTCTCGGGCCAGTCGCGGGTCTTGAGGCCGCAGTCGGGGTTGACCCACAGACGTTCGGCGGGGATGGCCTTCAGCCCGGTGCGCAGCAGGTCGGCGGCCTCCTCGGCGCTCGGGACGCGCGGGGAGTGGATGTCGTACACACCGGGTCCGGCCTCCCGGGGATAGCCGTGGGCGGCGAGTTCACGGGCG
The sequence above is drawn from the Streptomyces griseiscabiei genome and encodes:
- a CDS encoding 3'-5' exonuclease, coding for MHQESALLNVIDVEATCWDGQPPPGSVNEIIEIGLTVVDVTARRRASRHRVLVRPARSAVSDFCTELTGLTQAEVERGVTFAEACRILVEEYGAGERPWASWGEYDRRQFARQSQADGVAYPFGYPTERTHTNAKGVFAESYGLRRKPGMDHALQIAGLPLEGRHHRGEDDAWNIAALVLDLVDRGDWPATPATA